A stretch of Mastacembelus armatus chromosome 1, fMasArm1.2, whole genome shotgun sequence DNA encodes these proteins:
- the toporsa gene encoding topoisomerase I binding, arginine/serine-rich a, producing MSLLKITRQQNQKSGRRKGSEAMSAEVSPDSKCPICLDLFNNISYLDLCWHRFCFRCIHEWSKNKAECPLCKQPFNSIYHSIKSEQDFKKYDLQPLDNGSFGTFGGLRFRYRTTLTGVRHQMQRRTSPPPDNGVMFEVSTNVTQQRQDRYIRRMMMRLAARRRAASEGRAVNTIREQEMINFRRELYRRGVRVRTVRDGGRSRDTSAEFYRRNPACLHRLVPWIKRELTVLYGVHGSLVNIVQHIIMSRITCYDMEDGAIQEELRPFLQGRTEHFLHEFISFAKSPFNIEAYDQHAVYDCPAPSSNEDSSSNSSVIAISEDEEHSLELDPTINTTSTLSHSVWDDETPGPSYSTTAEQSTTEHFPLVNSDSDSSLEEETPEFQASPQQTSPLNQTDVSQGDVNNDGCLSSDSDECVIVGFVKPTAERTPELVQLSSDSDESASEDTKEVPLLPQHIRFSSLSPPSSESRGPSGAGQSGNGETDHHDLHSKERCSFSTSRQHKRSSKSEKKDRQRRSDSDERYREKRWSKDRGHRRRTSRSREHRHSSRSPVISHSTLSKERGYSYSSSRDPYSKCDNNYKWRDSGHSYKSYSHYSQKRNDRVHYTEERSYYYTSRKYSDRHSYSRSRSRSRDLWRQDRKHSRSRTFSSSLSPSARRHFHHDKPGGKRKHKTRHLEEASQSTFSNLYPEGDSSTLSKHKRKSKEKHRKKSKEGRKTSRSLSVEFINEGTLYEQSKRHHKKKKKHKKKSKRHKSNERTVKCSPTIITIESDTDSYANERVTQANSSNKEIPIDHKAEDPATLDFLA from the coding sequence ATGTCACTGCTCAAAATTACCAGGCAGCAGAACCAGAAGAGTGGAAGAAGGAAAGGCTCTGAAGCAATGTCTGCAGAAGTGTCACCAGACTCCAAGTGTCCCATCTGTTTGGACTTATTTAACAACATTTCTTACCTGGACCTCTGCTGGCACAGGTTCTGTTTCCGCTGTATCCATGAGTGgtccaaaaacaaagcagagtgCCCTCTTTGCAAACAACCGTTTAATTCAATCTATCACAGTATAAAATCAGAACAAGACTTTAAGAAGTATGACCTGCAACCATTGGATAATGGCTCCTTTGGGACTTTTGGGGGACTGCGATTTCGATACCGCACAACTCTCACTGGAGTTCGTCACCAGATGCAGCGAAGAACCTCTCCACCCCCAGACAATGGAGTAATGTTTGAAGTCTCAACAAATGTTACTCAGCAGCGGCAGGACCGTTATATCCGGCGCATGATGATGCGCTTGGCAGCCAGGAGGAGAGCTGCTAGTGAAGGCAGAGCAGTGAACACGATCAGAGAGCAGGAAATGATAAACTTCAGGAGAGAACTATACCGACGAGGGGTGAGGGTTCGGACTGTTCGAGATGGTGGGCGATCACGAGACACCTCAGCTGAGTTCTATCGAAGAAATCCTGCCTGCTTACATAGATTAGTCCCCTGGATAAAAAGAGAACTCACTGTACTATATGGGGTCCACGGCTCTTTGGTCAACATAGTTCAACACATCATTATGTCACGCATTACATGTTACGACATGGAGGATGGAGCTATTCAGGAAGAGCTCAGACCATTCCTCCAGGGGCGCACAGAGCACTTTTTACATGAGTTCATCAGCTTTGCAAAGTCCCCTTTCAATATAGAGGCCTATGACCAGCATGCTGTCTACGACTGCCCAGCCCCTTCCTCAAATGAAGATAGCAGCTCCAACTCATCTGTAATAGCTATTTCAGAGGATGAGGAACACTCACTTGAGTTGGACCCAACAATAAACACCACATCTACTCTGAGCCACTCTGTGTGGGATGATGAGACTCCTGGGCCATCCTATTCCACGACAGCTGAACAGAGCACAACTGAGCATTTTCCGCTTGTCAACTCAGACTCAGACAGCAGTTTAGAGGAAGAAACACCAGAATTTCAGGCTTCTCCACAGCAAACAAGTCCTCTTAACCAAACAGATGTATCTCAAGGTGATGTTAACAATGATGGTTGTTTGTCTTCTGACAGTGATGAATGTGTAATTGTAGGTTTTGTTAAGCCAACGGCAGAGAGAACTCCTGAGCTGGTACAGCTCTCCTCTGACTCTGATGAGTCTGCCAGTGAAGATACTAAAGAAGTGCCTCTTTTACCTCAACACATCCGCTTCTCCAGTCTCAGTCCTCCATCTTCAGAAAGTAGGGGTCCAAGTGGTGCTGGACAGTCAGGAAATGGAGAAACAGACCACCATGACTTGCATTCAAAAGAAAGATGTAGCTTTTCAACATCCAGACAACACAAGAGATCAAGCAAATCAGAGAAAAAAGATAGACAGAGACGATCTGACAGTGATGAGAGATACAGGGAAAAGCGCTGGTCAAAGGACAGAGGCCATAGAAGAAGGACTTCAAGAAGCAGAGAGCACAGGCACTCTAGCAGGAGCCCGGTGATCTCCCACAGCACCCTATCCAAAGAAAGAGGTTATTCTTactccagcagcagagacccGTACTCAAAATGTGACAATAATTATAAATGGAGGGACAGTGGTCACAGCTATAAATCATATAGTCATTACAGCCAAAAGAGAAATGATAGAGTGCATTATACAGAGGAGAGGTCCTACTACTACACCAGTCGCAAGTATTCTGATCGGCACTCATACTCTCGCTCTAGGAGCCGCAGCCGGGACTTGTGGAGACAAGACAGGAAGCATTCTCGATCTAGGACTTTTTCTAGCAGTCTCTCCCCTTCAGCAAGAAGGCATTTTCATCATGACAAACCTGGAGGgaagaggaaacacaaaacaagacatctgGAAGAAGCATCCCAAAGCACATTTTCTAACTTATATCCTGAAGGTGACTCTTCAACGTTATCGAAACACaagagaaagagcaaagagaaacaTCGTAAAAAATCTAAAGAGGGAAGAAAGACTAGCAGGAGCCTCAGTGTGGAGTTCATCAATGAAGGAACCTTATATGAACAGAGCAAACGCcaccataagaaaaaaaagaaacacaagaaaaaaagcaaaaggcaCAAGAGTAATGAACGCACAGTGAAATGTTCACCCACTATCATCACCATTGAAAGTGACACTGATTCTTATGCTAATGAGAGGGTTACTCAGGCCAATAGCTCTAATAAGGAGATCCCCATTGACCATAAAGCAGAAGACCCTGCCACTCTGGACTTTTTGGCATAG